From a single Desulfonatronovibrio hydrogenovorans DSM 9292 genomic region:
- the glnP gene encoding glutamine ABC transporter permease GlnP — MDFQYQFVLNTLPQLMQGVKLTIYITVYGLVGGMILGLFTGLFLAYKIPLLNLIGAGYVWIIRGTPIVVQAMFVYFALPLAMGIRMSGINAAVLVLAINAGAYIAEIVRGAVLSINKGLVDAGLALGLSRLQVTAFVVGPLAFRRMIPPLGNQFIIGLKDTSLFIVIGVGELTRQGQEIMASSFRALEVWTAVAIIYLVLTTVLALSLRWLERRMKII; from the coding sequence ATGGACTTTCAATACCAATTTGTGCTGAATACCCTCCCCCAGCTTATGCAGGGGGTCAAACTGACCATCTACATCACAGTCTACGGCCTGGTGGGCGGCATGATTCTCGGCCTTTTTACCGGCCTCTTTCTTGCCTACAAAATACCTTTACTCAATCTCATCGGAGCGGGTTACGTCTGGATTATCAGGGGGACACCCATTGTTGTTCAGGCCATGTTCGTATATTTTGCCCTGCCCCTGGCCATGGGAATCCGCATGTCCGGCATTAATGCCGCTGTCCTGGTTCTGGCCATCAATGCAGGAGCCTATATCGCTGAAATTGTCAGGGGTGCGGTTCTGTCCATAAACAAAGGTCTGGTTGATGCCGGTCTGGCCCTGGGACTGTCCAGACTCCAGGTTACAGCCTTTGTAGTCGGTCCTCTGGCCTTCAGAAGAATGATCCCCCCTCTGGGCAACCAGTTCATTATCGGCCTCAAGGATACATCATTATTTATTGTTATCGGCGTGGGAGAACTCACCAGACAGGGCCAGGAAATCATGGCCTCGTCCTTCCGGGCTCTGGAGGTCTGGACAGCAGTAGCCATCATCTACCTGGTGCTGACAACGGTTCTGGCCCTTTCCCTGCGCTGGCTTGAACGGAGAATGAAGATAATATGA
- a CDS encoding diguanylate cyclase domain-containing protein has product MTTNRPKILIVDDTPTNIEIIAEILEQEYEIVFAKDGPEGIAMAELHRPDLILLDIMMPEMDGFETCQKLKQNPVTKNIPVIFITALDMEEDEARGLQAGAIDYITKPIRPSVVRARIKNHVELKRHRDYLENISMMDGLTGIPNRRRFDEYLLQEWRRAQRRRTWISLLMLDIDHFKLYNDNYGHSKGDQCLKKVARTIEDVLTRPADLAARYGGEEFACVLPETDPAGASTMAEKIHAGIASLKIPHEYSPIDQSLTLSIGASSTIPEPGSSPDILVRKADQMLYLAKRSGRKQTRSQKI; this is encoded by the coding sequence ATGACCACAAACCGTCCCAAGATCCTCATAGTGGACGATACTCCCACCAACATCGAAATTATTGCTGAAATTCTTGAGCAGGAATATGAGATCGTCTTTGCCAAGGACGGACCTGAAGGGATAGCCATGGCTGAGCTGCACCGTCCGGACCTGATTCTGCTGGACATAATGATGCCGGAAATGGATGGTTTTGAAACCTGCCAAAAGCTTAAGCAGAACCCGGTGACCAAAAACATTCCGGTCATTTTCATCACTGCCCTGGACATGGAAGAAGACGAGGCCAGGGGGCTCCAGGCCGGGGCTATCGACTATATCACCAAGCCCATCAGACCATCGGTGGTCCGGGCCAGGATAAAAAACCATGTGGAACTTAAAAGACACAGGGATTACCTGGAGAACATTTCCATGATGGACGGCCTGACAGGAATTCCAAACCGGAGACGCTTTGATGAGTACCTTCTCCAGGAATGGCGGAGGGCTCAGCGTCGCAGGACCTGGATTTCCCTGCTCATGCTGGATATTGACCATTTCAAGCTCTATAACGACAATTACGGACATTCAAAAGGCGACCAGTGTCTGAAAAAAGTAGCCAGGACCATTGAAGACGTTTTGACCCGGCCGGCTGACCTTGCTGCCAGATACGGCGGAGAGGAATTTGCCTGTGTCCTGCCCGAAACCGACCCTGCCGGAGCCTCCACCATGGCTGAGAAAATTCATGCAGGGATTGCTTCCCTCAAAATTCCTCATGAATACTCTCCCATCGACCAATCTCTGACCCTTAGCATCGGTGCCTCCTCAACCATTCCTGAACCGGGTTCATCCCCGGATATCCTGGTCAGAAAAGCAGATCAGATGCTCTACCTGGCCAAACGTTCCGGCCGGAAACAGACCCGGTCTCAGAAGATCTGA
- a CDS encoding flagellar protein FlaG, translating to MKITEYSLNLDRPSMVSPGPGPDIKSTPLKQAQDLPEKLDLPRDTLDQDKLTSAVTSISQYVSSMGVKLKFNIHEESDQYQVEVVNPENDKVIRKIPPDELLDLAVSIEKMLGLFVNRNL from the coding sequence ATGAAAATAACTGAGTACTCCTTAAACCTGGACAGACCGTCCATGGTCTCCCCCGGTCCCGGTCCGGACATCAAAAGCACCCCCTTAAAGCAGGCCCAGGATCTGCCTGAAAAGCTCGACCTTCCCCGGGACACCCTGGATCAGGACAAACTGACCAGTGCAGTAACTTCCATCAGCCAGTACGTTTCTTCCATGGGAGTCAAACTCAAATTCAATATCCATGAGGAAAGCGACCAGTACCAGGTGGAGGTGGTCAACCCGGAAAACGACAAGGTCATTCGCAAAATCCCCCCGGATGAACTACTGGATCTGGCCGTATCCATTGAAAAAATGCTGGGGCTTTTTGTAAACAGGAATTTATAG
- a CDS encoding AsmA family protein gives MARILKILASVMGIFIILIILAGLILPRIIDVNDYKDRISVEIEKATGFEVVMEGDIELSVFPWLGLSLGHTYVANPPEFEDTPMASLQELQVRIKLWPLFIGRVQADRVVLNGFNLDLIIDEQGRENWAVQRVRDPALPDQGQDQPEEAPQTEAGTLVLPEIDIDGLTIAEANISYQDRQKNQVVRVRNLHLNTGRISLDNPFDVSGSLNFEGIDPDLTAALQFSTQTLLDTRNEIVQLNGLSLAVDATGQILPREIKDASLNADLIYEIAGNALRLDNLELNILDARITGQAAVLDLDGTMDVRFDIQGRDLDLDKILALDQAGTDQASAREQTAQNTQAGSSSNDPFNLSFLHDFKIQGTAGFERIKVANIRVDEAGADIRSGNGQMTLEPLTASLYQGTYQGLINLQDSGGGALVLNTSQSLENMQVGPFLRDLTDNDLLSGTAMIQSDVRSTGRNSDSLVKNLSGKARFSVDDGAIKGVDLEKMIREVFALAAGQIDSTSEQEGETEFTNLGATFDITSGIAVSRDLSMSSPVLGLLGDMTLDLPESSLDSRSRISLDGALKEELSSRYNLREVTIPLRVRGPFDNLSFGLDTETIIKSFVQERGQEVIRDLLDRVAPQEEAGENGQAEDPVEGILRRIIPGR, from the coding sequence ATGGCCAGAATACTGAAAATATTGGCGTCAGTGATGGGAATTTTCATCATCCTCATCATCCTGGCCGGACTTATCCTGCCCAGAATCATTGATGTAAATGACTATAAAGACAGAATATCCGTGGAAATAGAAAAGGCCACAGGTTTTGAGGTGGTCATGGAAGGGGATATTGAACTTTCAGTCTTTCCATGGCTGGGACTGAGCCTGGGCCACACCTATGTGGCCAACCCTCCTGAATTTGAGGACACACCCATGGCCTCCCTGCAGGAGCTGCAGGTCAGAATCAAACTCTGGCCCCTGTTCATTGGCCGGGTTCAGGCAGACAGAGTGGTTCTTAATGGATTCAATCTTGACCTGATTATTGATGAACAGGGCCGGGAAAACTGGGCTGTCCAGAGGGTCCGGGACCCTGCACTTCCGGATCAGGGACAAGACCAGCCAGAGGAAGCTCCCCAGACCGAGGCCGGGACACTGGTCCTGCCGGAGATTGACATTGACGGACTGACCATTGCCGAGGCAAACATTTCCTACCAGGACAGACAGAAAAACCAGGTGGTCCGGGTCCGCAATCTCCACCTGAACACCGGCAGAATCAGCCTGGACAACCCGTTTGATGTATCAGGCAGCCTGAATTTTGAGGGCATTGACCCGGATCTCACCGCAGCCCTGCAGTTCAGCACCCAGACTTTGCTGGACACCCGCAACGAAATCGTCCAGCTCAACGGCCTTAGTCTTGCCGTGGATGCCACGGGCCAGATCCTGCCCAGGGAGATCAAAGACGCAAGTCTCAATGCTGACCTGATCTATGAGATCGCTGGCAACGCCCTCAGGCTGGACAACCTTGAGCTAAACATCCTGGACGCCAGAATCACCGGCCAGGCCGCAGTTCTGGATCTGGACGGAACCATGGACGTCCGCTTTGACATCCAGGGCCGGGATCTGGATCTGGACAAAATCCTGGCCCTGGATCAGGCCGGGACTGACCAGGCTTCTGCCAGGGAACAGACAGCCCAGAACACTCAGGCAGGATCTTCATCCAATGACCCCTTCAATCTTTCATTCCTGCATGATTTCAAAATCCAGGGAACAGCCGGGTTTGAGCGGATCAAAGTCGCCAACATCCGCGTGGATGAAGCTGGAGCAGACATCAGATCAGGTAACGGACAAATGACCCTGGAGCCGCTGACTGCCTCTTTGTATCAGGGAACTTACCAGGGGCTGATCAACCTTCAGGACTCAGGAGGGGGGGCGCTGGTCCTCAACACTTCCCAGAGTCTGGAAAACATGCAGGTAGGTCCTTTTTTAAGGGACCTGACCGACAATGACCTTTTGTCCGGGACTGCAATGATTCAAAGCGATGTCCGGTCAACCGGCCGAAACAGCGATTCCCTGGTCAAAAACTTGTCAGGCAAGGCCCGGTTCTCTGTGGATGATGGAGCCATCAAGGGGGTTGACCTGGAAAAAATGATCAGAGAGGTTTTTGCCCTGGCTGCCGGCCAAATCGACTCAACCTCGGAACAGGAAGGCGAAACAGAGTTCACCAATCTGGGAGCGACCTTCGACATCACCAGCGGGATAGCCGTATCCAGAGACCTTTCCATGAGTTCACCCGTCCTGGGCCTGCTCGGGGATATGACCCTGGATCTGCCTGAATCGAGCCTGGATTCCAGATCCAGGATCAGCCTGGACGGAGCCCTTAAGGAGGAATTGAGCTCAAGGTACAACCTGAGGGAAGTCACTATTCCCCTGCGGGTCAGAGGTCCTTTTGATAACCTCAGCTTCGGTCTGGACACTGAGACAATAATCAAAAGTTTTGTCCAGGAAAGAGGCCAGGAAGTGATCCGTGATCTTCTGGACCGGGTTGCCCCCCAGGAAGAAGCCGGAGAAAACGGCCAGGCTGAGGACCCGGTTGAGGGTATCTTAAGAAGAATTATTCCCGGCAGATAG
- the glnH gene encoding glutamine ABC transporter substrate-binding protein GlnH yields the protein MIKKSILAGLIGCLMIVSGLLAGPVQAKKLTVAVDTAFVPFEFRDPDTGKYVGFDIDLWDAIAKKIGVEYTLQPMDFSGIVPALQTGSVDAALAGITITAEREKVVDFSHPYYDSGLTIMVMADNDEINGPEDIEGKRIAVRTGTTSANYAPRLNPAEIVQFPNIEAAYMEVRAGRVDAAMHDTPNVLYYINTAGDGQVKSVGPRMQAQSYGIGFPLGSKLRNDVNVAFLQLVESGEYAEIYRKWFGQDPSPR from the coding sequence ATGATCAAAAAAAGTATCTTAGCCGGCCTGATCGGCTGTCTTATGATTGTATCAGGACTGCTGGCCGGACCGGTTCAGGCGAAAAAACTGACTGTTGCTGTTGATACTGCGTTTGTGCCCTTTGAATTCAGAGATCCGGATACCGGAAAGTACGTCGGCTTTGATATTGACCTCTGGGACGCCATAGCCAAGAAAATCGGCGTGGAATACACTTTACAGCCCATGGACTTTTCCGGAATAGTTCCAGCTTTGCAGACCGGCAGTGTTGACGCAGCCCTGGCCGGAATTACCATTACCGCTGAAAGGGAAAAAGTGGTTGATTTTTCGCATCCATATTATGACAGTGGTCTGACCATCATGGTCATGGCCGATAATGACGAGATCAACGGACCTGAAGACATTGAAGGCAAGCGTATTGCAGTCCGCACCGGCACCACCAGCGCCAACTACGCCCCCCGCCTCAACCCCGCGGAAATCGTCCAGTTCCCCAACATAGAAGCAGCTTACATGGAAGTCAGGGCTGGCCGCGTTGATGCAGCCATGCACGATACTCCCAATGTTCTTTACTACATTAACACTGCTGGAGACGGCCAGGTCAAGTCTGTAGGCCCCCGCATGCAGGCCCAGTCCTACGGCATCGGGTTTCCCCTTGGCAGCAAGCTGAGAAATGATGTCAATGTTGCTTTCCTGCAGCTGGTGGAATCCGGCGAATATGCCGAAATCTACCGCAAGTGGTTTGGCCAGGACCCCAGCCCTAGGTAA
- a CDS encoding DUF342 domain-containing protein, translating to MLRDPGNIELYVTDDGLAVKVKSYAPPGGSKAPLTQKQITGRLKKVGIRIDIDHELINAVVAKAAAGSDITGLTVLKGKVPLKKGTLYFKPRGNPEFPVFKGMVIGSMEKHDQDVPGVDVFAQKVLPENSTRSTQSFKVGSGCVLDKESNQILARGYGQVLNSSLEVKVKPLFRISPDKTRITSIIFHSDFQGESITPERIVQSLTEMKLGSSIDHKSIEAALSKAYQTRAPQIAVVARGKPALDGRDGYFDPSEAVKPPDVNDQDVNVRVNFREQSIFRSIVQGTVLGRLYPPEKGQDGLDVFGNTISAQPGKDSPIQPGKNVEVLDSGDVSALISGLVVLDNSQISVLDFLSINGDVDYNTGNIRLDSGSVEIKGSIKEGFSVKSPEHVLVHKNIEEAQVLAGGNVEVSFGIVMKGSGKIKAGGLVRCKFAENAVIQAGGNIIFSSNLNNCQVSCTGVVSSTGKGIVIGGKISAEDHLELGQIGSDYGVKTDVFAGPRQKNVSKLQDEKTKLIKHHKEIKEILVQQAMQSKTGGLNDQQKQRTKELMETYNTIQNRIKKMDRLILEKSTDSVDPQKHYVLVKNIAYPGTTIHIAGKQLKIHEPIRSARFFFDPSKDAVVWS from the coding sequence ATGCTTCGGGATCCGGGAAACATCGAACTCTACGTTACTGACGATGGACTGGCTGTAAAAGTGAAAAGCTATGCCCCGCCTGGGGGCAGCAAAGCTCCCCTGACCCAGAAACAGATCACCGGGCGACTTAAAAAGGTCGGCATCCGGATTGATATTGACCACGAATTGATCAATGCTGTGGTGGCCAAAGCAGCTGCTGGGTCGGACATCACCGGGTTGACCGTTCTCAAGGGCAAGGTTCCCTTGAAAAAAGGCACCCTCTATTTCAAGCCCAGGGGTAATCCTGAGTTTCCGGTATTCAAGGGTATGGTCATAGGAAGCATGGAAAAACATGACCAGGATGTTCCGGGAGTGGATGTCTTTGCCCAGAAGGTTCTTCCGGAAAACAGCACCCGCTCCACCCAGAGCTTCAAAGTTGGATCAGGATGTGTCCTGGATAAGGAATCAAACCAGATCCTGGCCAGAGGATACGGTCAGGTCCTGAATTCCTCCCTGGAGGTGAAAGTCAAACCCCTCTTCCGCATCAGTCCGGACAAGACCAGGATAACCAGCATCATCTTTCATTCTGATTTTCAAGGTGAATCCATCACTCCGGAAAGAATCGTGCAGAGCCTGACTGAAATGAAGCTTGGCAGCAGTATTGACCATAAATCCATTGAAGCAGCCCTTTCCAAGGCCTACCAGACCAGGGCTCCCCAGATTGCGGTGGTGGCCAGGGGCAAACCGGCTCTTGACGGCCGGGATGGATATTTTGATCCTTCAGAAGCGGTCAAGCCACCGGATGTCAATGATCAGGATGTGAATGTCCGGGTCAATTTCCGGGAACAGAGCATTTTCCGGTCAATTGTCCAGGGTACTGTTTTGGGCAGGCTTTATCCCCCGGAGAAAGGACAGGATGGCCTGGATGTGTTCGGAAACACCATTTCAGCCCAGCCCGGCAAGGACTCCCCAATTCAACCGGGCAAGAACGTGGAAGTCCTGGATTCTGGAGATGTTTCCGCCCTGATCTCCGGTCTGGTTGTTCTGGACAACAGCCAGATTTCTGTTCTGGATTTTTTAAGTATCAACGGAGACGTGGACTATAACACCGGGAACATCCGGCTGGACAGCGGCTCTGTAGAGATCAAGGGGTCTATTAAAGAAGGCTTTTCCGTCAAAAGCCCGGAGCACGTCCTGGTCCACAAAAACATTGAAGAGGCCCAGGTTCTGGCCGGTGGAAACGTGGAGGTCTCATTCGGCATCGTCATGAAGGGTTCCGGAAAAATCAAAGCCGGAGGGCTGGTGCGCTGCAAATTTGCAGAAAATGCAGTTATTCAGGCTGGAGGCAACATAATCTTCTCCAGTAACCTGAACAACTGTCAGGTCAGCTGTACAGGGGTGGTATCCTCAACCGGCAAAGGCATTGTCATCGGCGGCAAAATAAGTGCCGAGGATCACCTGGAACTGGGTCAGATCGGATCGGACTACGGGGTCAAAACCGATGTCTTTGCCGGTCCCAGGCAAAAAAACGTGTCCAAGCTTCAGGATGAAAAGACAAAACTCATTAAACACCACAAGGAAATTAAGGAGATCCTAGTCCAGCAGGCCATGCAGAGTAAGACCGGCGGACTAAACGACCAGCAGAAGCAACGGACCAAGGAGCTGATGGAGACTTACAACACCATCCAGAACCGCATCAAAAAAATGGACAGGCTGATCCTGGAGAAAAGCACGGACTCTGTTGATCCCCAGAAACATTATGTGCTGGTCAAGAATATCGCCTACCCCGGCACCACCATCCACATTGCAGGCAAACAGCTGAAAATTCACGAACCTATCCGTTCAGCCCGCTTCTTTTTTGATCCATCCAAAGACGCTGTGGTCTGGAGCTGA
- a CDS encoding CCA tRNA nucleotidyltransferase — protein sequence MLRKALELIQTIHKSGYAALMVGGAVRDSVMARPIKDIDLATTMPVAELARHFPVSSMGRGRDFGLVSLKFQGQRFEVAQFRVSKILGGDPRTWKTKGSELFKMDALHRDFTINALAMDPAGQVLDPLSGLEDIKTKVIRTVTDPESVFKADPLRLLRAVRFSVQLGFSIDQKAFETIHRLARLILDVASERIGREIIILSSLSGPDFARSLSLMDRTGLLVHVLPEIHALKGLPHDPKHHPEGDVFEHTLAALKASPGQDATLNMAVLFHDAGKACCLEIKGSSPAYPGHGQAGIELIRAAGRRLHLAGDMISSMCFVAAGHMQAARLDEMRPSRIYRIMDHDCWPLLKKVVQLDLRARSANRAGLLKEKFHRAEKKVEAWINREQGKMSPVITGRQVLEHTGLAPGPMVGRVIRMTTQWALDHGVTDQSRILGQALEIAVRLSQTADKNGNSS from the coding sequence GATATCGACCTGGCCACCACCATGCCAGTGGCTGAACTGGCCAGGCATTTCCCGGTCTCTTCCATGGGCAGGGGGCGGGATTTCGGCCTGGTATCTCTCAAGTTTCAGGGACAGCGCTTTGAAGTAGCTCAGTTCAGGGTCAGTAAAATACTTGGAGGTGATCCCAGGACCTGGAAGACAAAAGGATCTGAGCTTTTTAAGATGGACGCCCTGCACCGTGACTTTACCATCAATGCTCTGGCCATGGACCCTGCTGGACAGGTACTCGACCCCTTGAGCGGCCTGGAAGATATCAAAACTAAAGTCATCCGAACGGTCACTGACCCAGAATCAGTGTTCAAGGCTGATCCTTTGCGCCTGCTCAGGGCAGTCAGGTTTTCTGTCCAGCTGGGCTTCAGCATTGACCAGAAGGCCTTTGAAACAATTCACAGGCTGGCCAGACTTATTCTGGATGTCGCATCTGAGCGCATTGGCCGGGAGATAATTATTCTTTCGTCCCTTTCAGGACCTGACTTTGCCCGGTCTCTGAGCCTTATGGACCGGACCGGACTTCTGGTCCATGTCCTGCCGGAAATACATGCCCTTAAAGGACTGCCCCATGACCCGAAACACCACCCAGAAGGTGATGTGTTTGAGCATACCCTGGCCGCCCTGAAGGCCTCTCCCGGTCAAGACGCCACCCTGAACATGGCTGTCCTGTTCCATGATGCAGGCAAGGCCTGCTGCCTGGAAATAAAGGGCTCATCACCAGCCTACCCCGGACATGGCCAGGCCGGAATTGAATTGATCCGGGCAGCAGGCAGACGTCTGCACCTGGCCGGCGATATGATCAGCAGCATGTGTTTTGTTGCTGCCGGTCACATGCAGGCCGCCCGGCTGGATGAAATGAGGCCTTCCCGGATATACCGGATCATGGACCATGACTGCTGGCCTCTGTTAAAAAAAGTAGTTCAGCTGGATCTCAGGGCCAGGTCCGCCAATAGGGCCGGCTTGCTGAAAGAAAAATTCCACCGGGCAGAAAAAAAAGTCGAGGCGTGGATAAACAGGGAGCAGGGCAAAATGTCACCGGTCATCACCGGGAGGCAGGTCCTTGAACATACCGGCCTGGCTCCAGGTCCCATGGTGGGCAGGGTGATCAGAATGACCACTCAGTGGGCCCTGGACCATGGAGTCACCGACCAGAGCCGGATTCTGGGCCAGGCCCTGGAAATAGCGGTAAGATTGAGCCAGACAGCAGACAAAAACGGCAATTCATCCTGA
- the glnQ gene encoding glutamine ABC transporter ATP-binding protein GlnQ codes for MKIVECKKMCKSFGKTEVLHDIDLSINTGEVVVVLGPSGSGKSTLLRCINVLEKITSGDLIVDGKSVIDPRTDIRLIRQEAGMVFQQFNLFPQMTALENVAFGPRKVRKSSKKDANALAMDLLTKVGLAERAGHYPSQLSGGQQQRVAIARALAVKPKLMLFDEPTSALDPELKGEVLSVMRSLAEEGMTMIVVSHEINFALNVGSRLIFMDEGRVIHDGSPRELYNDPPTDRLRDFLHNIQ; via the coding sequence ATGAAGATCGTTGAATGTAAGAAAATGTGCAAAAGCTTCGGCAAGACTGAAGTCCTCCATGATATTGACCTGTCCATCAACACCGGGGAGGTGGTAGTGGTCCTGGGCCCATCTGGATCAGGAAAGTCCACCCTGCTCCGGTGCATCAATGTCCTGGAAAAAATCACTTCCGGAGATTTGATAGTAGACGGAAAAAGCGTGATCGATCCCAGAACCGATATCAGGCTTATCCGCCAGGAAGCCGGGATGGTCTTTCAGCAGTTCAATCTCTTTCCCCAGATGACCGCCCTGGAAAACGTGGCCTTTGGGCCAAGGAAAGTCAGGAAAAGTTCCAAAAAGGATGCCAATGCCCTGGCCATGGATCTGCTAACCAAAGTCGGCCTGGCTGAGAGGGCCGGCCACTACCCGTCCCAGCTTTCCGGAGGTCAGCAGCAGCGAGTGGCCATTGCCAGGGCCCTGGCTGTCAAGCCCAAGCTGATGCTTTTTGATGAACCTACTTCGGCCCTTGATCCCGAACTCAAGGGGGAAGTTCTCTCGGTCATGCGCTCCCTGGCCGAGGAAGGAATGACCATGATCGTGGTCTCCCACGAAATCAACTTTGCCCTCAATGTCGGCAGCAGACTGATCTTCATGGACGAAGGAAGGGTGATCCACGATGGTTCACCCAGAGAGCTCTACAACGACCCTCCAACAGACAGACTCAGGGACTTTCTGCACAATATCCAGTAA
- a CDS encoding DUF4139 domain-containing protein, protein MSRNNCPKLTKVGWFLCILIFFCFSQASARPVEVVLFPDSARVWEEAVLPIEQQGHRLSTRFNLPSQADPNTVTITLAQESPFSITDIAWEKTMAPETDQMAGLREQLDELQKQKSGLETTIKSRKIGALFWENQAGFQADTGADMADLAGIITTSLEQAYSAIEKDQQQLEKVVSRIEEIKSRMEQIAGPDNMVWKARILLDGPGNVRQLEVAYSYILGNSGWSSFYRLEARPGQDLVEFSWDAEVWQTSGTDWDNVQMSLATLEPQRKLDPRPLPEWIVGPRQVLGPMVRTMDMARKSEPALMAMESQPILERTGTFSQWRLGPRSLAAGEKSRFNIQQEDWPARFTHLLRPSLGNSAFIRAAVEFELGGDYPGGQALFFLERALTGKKWFSLTGTEETLFFGQDPFVSAELITREKKSGAAGFRGNRQTYLWDFVIGLENNHSYPVDLRVEEPRPVISDERVNASFDFRPEPTEKTQDMFIWELPLEPGQEAEIHIRINMQAPKDMDMDWGWRR, encoded by the coding sequence ATGTCTCGTAATAACTGCCCAAAGCTGACTAAGGTCGGCTGGTTCCTCTGTATTCTTATCTTCTTCTGTTTCAGTCAGGCTTCAGCCAGACCAGTGGAAGTAGTACTTTTTCCGGATTCAGCCAGGGTCTGGGAGGAGGCTGTGCTTCCCATTGAGCAACAGGGCCACCGGCTATCAACAAGATTCAACCTGCCATCCCAGGCTGATCCGAACACAGTTACCATAACTCTGGCCCAGGAAAGTCCCTTTTCAATCACGGATATTGCATGGGAAAAGACAATGGCCCCTGAGACCGATCAGATGGCCGGGCTCAGAGAACAGCTTGATGAATTGCAAAAACAAAAGTCAGGACTTGAAACAACCATCAAGTCCCGAAAAATAGGAGCGCTTTTCTGGGAAAACCAGGCTGGCTTCCAGGCTGATACAGGGGCAGACATGGCAGACCTGGCCGGGATCATCACCACCAGCCTTGAACAGGCTTACTCTGCAATAGAAAAGGACCAGCAGCAGCTGGAAAAAGTAGTCAGCCGGATTGAAGAGATAAAATCAAGGATGGAACAAATTGCCGGACCTGACAATATGGTCTGGAAGGCGCGCATTCTTCTTGACGGGCCCGGTAATGTCCGCCAGCTGGAGGTGGCCTACAGCTACATCCTGGGGAACAGCGGATGGAGTTCATTCTACCGCCTGGAAGCCAGACCAGGACAGGATCTGGTGGAATTTTCATGGGATGCGGAAGTCTGGCAGACTAGCGGCACTGACTGGGATAATGTCCAGATGAGCCTGGCTACCCTGGAACCACAAAGAAAGCTTGATCCCCGCCCTCTGCCCGAATGGATAGTTGGCCCCAGGCAGGTCCTGGGCCCGATGGTCCGCACTATGGACATGGCTAGAAAATCAGAGCCGGCCCTCATGGCCATGGAGTCGCAGCCCATTCTGGAAAGGACCGGGACCTTTTCCCAGTGGCGCCTGGGTCCAAGAAGTCTGGCTGCGGGTGAAAAATCCAGGTTCAACATCCAGCAGGAAGACTGGCCTGCCCGGTTCACCCACCTGTTAAGACCCAGTCTGGGAAACAGCGCCTTTATCAGGGCTGCTGTTGAGTTCGAGCTGGGCGGTGATTATCCCGGGGGACAGGCTCTGTTTTTTCTGGAGAGAGCCTTGACGGGTAAGAAATGGTTCAGTCTGACCGGGACAGAAGAAACTCTTTTCTTTGGCCAGGACCCCTTTGTCAGTGCCGAACTGATAACCAGGGAAAAGAAATCAGGTGCAGCCGGCTTCCGGGGAAACCGGCAAACCTATCTGTGGGACTTTGTAATTGGTCTGGAAAATAACCATTCATACCCGGTGGACTTAAGGGTGGAAGAACCAAGACCGGTTATCAGTGATGAACGAGTCAACGCCTCCTTTGATTTCCGACCAGAGCCCACGGAAAAGACCCAGGATATGTTCATCTGGGAACTGCCCCTGGAGCCCGGGCAAGAGGCTGAAATTCATATCAGGATAAACATGCAGGCTCCCAAAGACATGGATATGGACTGGGGCTGGAGAAGATAG